The Mesoterricola silvestris sequence TGGGCGAGGGGCGCATCATGACCCTCGTCCTGCTCCTGGAGAACCAGCCGGAGCCCCTGTCCCACTCCCGGCTGGCGGAACTCATGTCCGTCACCAAGGGCAGCATCACCGGGCTGGTGGACAGCCTCGAACAGGACGGGCTGGTCAAGCGCATCGAGGCCCCCGAGGACCGGCGCACCCGCCTCATCGCCATCACCCCGGCCGGGCTGGACCTGGTCAATGTCTACCTCCCCCAGAAGTGGCGGGGGATCGAGCAGCTCATGTCCCACCTGTCCCTGGAGGAACGGGACACCCTGGTCGGCCTTCTGCAGAAGGTCCAGGAAGGCCTCCCCGCGTATCGGGGCGAATAGCGCCCCCGGTTCCATTCCCAGCATCCGAATCCATCCCCGGGCCGGAGGGCTGCCGAAAGGCTGCCCGGCCCTCCTTCACCCACCTGCGAGGTCCCCCATGCCTGCTTCCACCCCCCAGACCTCCGGCGCGGCCGCGCTCGAGGCGGTCGATTCCATCGATATCCCCCTCCCGGAGGCCCCCGCGGCGGCCCCGGTCTCCAAGCGCCGCCGGCTGGCGTCCATGCTCGCCGCCGGCGCGCTGGCGGCCGGTTCCCTGGGGGGCGCCTACTACCTGCGCCAGGTGGCGCCCTTCGAATCCACCGACGACGCCTTCATCGACGGCCACATCATCGGCATCAGCCCGCAGGTGTCGGCCCAGGCCGCGGTGGTGCACGTGGACGACAACCAGATGGTGCACAAGGGCGATCTCCTGGTGGAGCTGGACCCCACCGATTTCCAGGTGGCCCTGAGCCAGGCCCGGGGCGCCGAGGCGGCCTCCCGGGGCAAGCTCGCCCAGGCCCAGGCCGGGGTGGCGGCCGCGGAAAGCGCGGTGCTGGAAGCCCAGGCCACCCTCCATTCCGTGCAGGCCACCTTCGAGAACGCCGAGACCGAGCTGCGCCGGCTGCAGGGCGTGGACGCCCGGGCCCGCTCCCAGCGGGACCTGGACACCGCCGTCGCCGCCCGCAAGACCTCCTTCGCGGCCCAGGAGCGGGCCCAGGCCCAGGTGCGCTCCGCCCAGGCCCAGGTGATCCAGGCCCGGGCCAACGTCACCGCGGCCGAGGGGGACTACCAGAAGGCCCAGGCCGACACCCGCAAGGCCCAGGTGAACCTGGACCACTGCCGCATCCTGGCCCCCGAGGACGGCCGCGTCACCGGCAAGGCCGTGGACGCGGGCGCCTACGTCACCCCCTCCAACCCGCTCTTCCAGATCGTGCCGGCCAAGGTCTGGGTGGTGGCCAATTTCAAGGAGACCCAGCTCAAGCACATGGCCCCGGGCCAGCCCGTGGAGGTGAGCGTGGACGCCTTCCCCAACCTCACCCTCACGGGCCGGGTGGATTCCATCCAGTCCGGCACCGGCTCGCGCTTCAGCGTCATCCCCACCGAGAACGCCACGGGCAACTTCGTGAAGGTCGTCCAGCGCGTCCCCGTGAAGATCCTCCTGGACAACGACAAGCTGGGCCAGCTGGCCCCGGGCATGTCCGTGGAACCCAAGGTGCGGGTGCATTCCTGACGCCCCGGAGAACGAGCCGACCATGCCCTTTCCCAGAACCCCCAACAGCGCCGCCAAGCCCGGCGTGAACCCGTGGATCGTCGCCGTGGTGATCTCCCTGGCCACGTTCATGGAAGTGCTGGACACCAGCATCGCCAACGTGGCCCTGGGCCACATCGGCGGCAGCCTGGGCGCCAGCCAAAGCCAGGCCACCTGGGTGCTCACCAGCTACCTGGCCGCCAACGCCATCATCATCCCCATCAGCGGCTGGCTCTCCAATACCCTGGGCCGCAAGCGCTTCTACATGATCTGCGTGGCCCTGTTCACCTTCAGCTCCTTCCTGTGCGGCATCGCCCCGTCCCTGGGCGTCCTGCTGCTGTGCCGGGTGGTCCAGGGCGCCGGCGGCGGCGGCCTGGCCCCCAGCGAACAGAGCATGCTGGCCGACACCTTCCCCGGCAAGTACTTCGGCATGGCCTTCGCGGTGTACGGCGTCGCCGTGGTGGCCGCGCCGGCCATCGGCCCCACCCTGGGCGGCTGGATCACCGACAACTTCTCCTGGCGCTGGATCTTCTTCATGAACGTGCCCGTGGGCCTGGTGTCCCTCCTGCTCACCCAGCGGCTCATCCAGGATCCGCCCAAGGCCGAGGGCCAGAAGAAGCCCGTGCGGGTGGACGCCATGGGCTTCGCCTTCGTGGTGCTGGCCTTCGGCGCCCTGCAGGTGTTCCTGGACAAGGGCCAGGAATCCGACTGGTTCGGATCGCCCACCATCGTCGTCCTCTTCCTCCTCACCCTGGCCGGCTTCATCGGCCTGGCGGTGTGGGAGACCCTCGTCGAGAAGGACCCCGTGGTGGACCTGCCCCTGCTGCGCAACGGCAACCTGGCCACCTCCATGGGCCTGCAGTTCGTGGTGGGGTTCATCCTCAATTCCACCACCGTCCTGGTGCCGCTCCTGGCCCAGCAGCTCCTGGGCTACGACGCCACCCAGGCCGGGCTGGTGCTCATGCCGGGCGGGCTGATGCTCATGGTGATGATGCCCGTGGC is a genomic window containing:
- a CDS encoding MarR family winged helix-turn-helix transcriptional regulator, whose product is MDRYSLEAYLLLMSVSDEVREIANTKLSCHGLGEGRIMTLVLLLENQPEPLSHSRLAELMSVTKGSITGLVDSLEQDGLVKRIEAPEDRRTRLIAITPAGLDLVNVYLPQKWRGIEQLMSHLSLEERDTLVGLLQKVQEGLPAYRGE
- a CDS encoding HlyD family secretion protein, coding for MPASTPQTSGAAALEAVDSIDIPLPEAPAAAPVSKRRRLASMLAAGALAAGSLGGAYYLRQVAPFESTDDAFIDGHIIGISPQVSAQAAVVHVDDNQMVHKGDLLVELDPTDFQVALSQARGAEAASRGKLAQAQAGVAAAESAVLEAQATLHSVQATFENAETELRRLQGVDARARSQRDLDTAVAARKTSFAAQERAQAQVRSAQAQVIQARANVTAAEGDYQKAQADTRKAQVNLDHCRILAPEDGRVTGKAVDAGAYVTPSNPLFQIVPAKVWVVANFKETQLKHMAPGQPVEVSVDAFPNLTLTGRVDSIQSGTGSRFSVIPTENATGNFVKVVQRVPVKILLDNDKLGQLAPGMSVEPKVRVHS
- a CDS encoding DHA2 family efflux MFS transporter permease subunit — protein: MPFPRTPNSAAKPGVNPWIVAVVISLATFMEVLDTSIANVALGHIGGSLGASQSQATWVLTSYLAANAIIIPISGWLSNTLGRKRFYMICVALFTFSSFLCGIAPSLGVLLLCRVVQGAGGGGLAPSEQSMLADTFPGKYFGMAFAVYGVAVVAAPAIGPTLGGWITDNFSWRWIFFMNVPVGLVSLLLTQRLIQDPPKAEGQKKPVRVDAMGFAFVVLAFGALQVFLDKGQESDWFGSPTIVVLFLLTLAGFIGLAVWETLVEKDPVVDLPLLRNGNLATSMGLQFVVGFILNSTTVLVPLLAQQLLGYDATQAGLVLMPGGLMLMVMMPVAGTLVRRVQPKYLMAFGLSLLALSLVMMSGFTAQIAFHNLLWARLIQCLGLPLFFIPLNTIAYGNLPPGKSNQASAMMNLMRNLGGSIGIAVATTLLVRRAQVHQAYLAATATRANMPLMHHLHATGGLTPKGLAGFYNQVQVQAAMLSYLDVFRILTVACGIVIAVVLMLRRVRKDVQPVMGH